From one Flavobacteriales bacterium genomic stretch:
- a CDS encoding D-alanyl transfer protein, which yields MLPFAEAEFYLLFAVLVPALYGLKAIAATRIGFAQAIAGLSLLYVALYYPKPLQLLLFAAYQCGLSWLLLFRWKKVHGLIGSLLLALPMLLVKLDVEVDVLGFAGISYITFRAIQVHLDAEQLRARFRIVDFVGFLLFTPSLLAGPIDRYERFKGDLDQGWSRLNGAALIAGWELLLLGALHKFVGAELVDRYWLARFDASSTAAPDMAANMYGYAVYLYFDFAGYSLLAIGLGRMLGIALPANFDKPWLTQNPPEFWRRWHITLGDWLRDYFFRPIYKQLSSVTALRSWPLLRQNTALFSTFLLMGCWNGLQAHYIASGALFGLYSVAYNSVLHRARKGRREIWAGWPAPLAKGLSIVIMLNLASFALYLFSGRFPYLH from the coding sequence ATGCTGCCCTTCGCAGAAGCCGAGTTCTACCTGCTCTTCGCGGTGCTGGTGCCGGCGCTCTATGGGCTGAAAGCGATAGCAGCCACCCGCATCGGATTCGCGCAGGCGATCGCGGGGCTCAGCCTGCTCTACGTGGCGCTTTATTACCCCAAGCCCCTGCAGTTGCTGCTCTTCGCTGCGTATCAGTGCGGGCTCTCCTGGCTGTTGCTCTTCCGGTGGAAGAAGGTGCACGGCCTCATCGGCAGCCTGCTGCTCGCGCTGCCCATGCTGCTCGTGAAGCTCGATGTGGAGGTGGATGTGCTCGGCTTCGCGGGCATCAGCTACATCACCTTCCGCGCCATCCAGGTCCATCTCGATGCCGAGCAGCTGCGCGCGCGCTTCCGCATCGTCGATTTCGTCGGGTTCCTGCTTTTCACGCCCAGCCTCCTTGCAGGCCCCATCGATCGCTACGAGCGATTCAAGGGCGATCTGGACCAAGGCTGGTCGAGGCTGAACGGAGCAGCGCTGATCGCGGGCTGGGAACTGCTGCTGCTCGGTGCGCTCCACAAGTTCGTGGGCGCCGAACTGGTTGATCGCTATTGGCTCGCTCGCTTCGATGCTTCGAGCACCGCTGCCCCTGACATGGCCGCGAACATGTACGGCTATGCCGTGTACCTCTATTTCGATTTTGCGGGCTACTCGCTGCTGGCCATTGGACTGGGCCGCATGCTCGGCATCGCCCTGCCCGCCAATTTCGATAAGCCCTGGCTCACCCAGAACCCGCCGGAGTTCTGGCGCCGCTGGCACATCACCCTCGGCGATTGGCTGCGCGATTATTTCTTCCGGCCCATCTATAAGCAGTTGAGCTCCGTTACCGCGCTCCGCTCATGGCCCCTGCTCCGTCAGAACACCGCGCTCTTCAGCACCTTCCTGCTCATGGGCTGCTGGAATGGTCTGCAAGCCCACTACATCGCCAGCGGTGCGCTCTTCGGCCTTTACTCCGTGGCGTACAACAGCGTCCTGCATCGCGCACGCAAGGGCCGCCGGGAGATTTGGGCCGGATGGCCGGCGCCCCTGGCGAAGGGGCTCTCGATCGTGATCATGCTCAACTTGGCGAGCTTCGCGCTCTACCTCTTCAGCGGCCGATTCCCGTATCTGCACTAG
- the rny gene encoding ribonuclease Y, whose protein sequence is MVSILIGALAGLVVGGIIVFLALNSIMRKRRDGILKEAEVEAEALKKDKILQAKEKFLQLKEQHEKEVRERERHVQQAQEKAKQREQQLSRQQQELANKEKNVDRLKGELEQKLAGVERRREEVEKAHAKQVALLENISGLNAEEAKKQLVTSLQDEARTAAMAHIKEVQEEAKVNANKEAKRIVIQTIQRVATEHAIENSVSVFHIDNDDVKGRVIGREGRNIRTLEELTGVEVIVDDTPGAIILSCFDAVRREVARLALHQLVKDGRIHPARIEEIVAKTKKHLEEEIMEVGKRTCIDLGVHGLHNELIRMVGRMKYRSSYGQNLLMHSRETANLSAIMAAELGLNPKAAKRAGLLHDIGKVPDEEPELPHALLGMKLAEKYGEKPDVCNAIGAHHDEIEMNTLLSPIIQACDAISGARPGARREAVEAYIQRLNDLESLAMSYQGVTKAFAIQAGRELRVMVESDRITDQQSDEISMSIADRIMKEMTYPGQVKITVIREKRSVAVAK, encoded by the coding sequence ATTGTCAGCATACTGATTGGAGCCCTGGCCGGCTTGGTGGTCGGCGGCATCATCGTCTTCCTCGCCTTGAACAGCATCATGCGCAAGCGGCGCGATGGCATCCTGAAAGAGGCCGAAGTGGAAGCCGAGGCGCTCAAGAAAGACAAGATCCTTCAAGCCAAGGAGAAGTTCCTTCAGTTGAAAGAGCAGCACGAGAAGGAAGTGCGGGAGCGCGAGCGCCATGTTCAGCAGGCCCAGGAGAAGGCCAAGCAGCGCGAGCAGCAATTGAGCCGCCAGCAGCAGGAACTGGCCAATAAGGAGAAGAACGTGGATCGCCTGAAGGGCGAATTGGAGCAGAAGCTGGCAGGCGTGGAGCGGCGCCGGGAGGAAGTCGAAAAGGCCCATGCGAAGCAGGTGGCCCTGCTTGAGAACATCAGCGGACTCAATGCCGAGGAGGCGAAGAAGCAATTGGTGACCAGCTTGCAGGACGAGGCGCGCACAGCGGCCATGGCGCACATCAAGGAGGTGCAGGAGGAGGCCAAGGTGAACGCGAACAAGGAAGCCAAGCGCATCGTGATCCAGACCATCCAACGGGTGGCCACCGAACACGCCATCGAGAACAGCGTGAGCGTGTTCCATATCGATAACGACGATGTGAAGGGACGCGTGATCGGCCGTGAAGGGCGGAACATCCGCACCTTGGAGGAACTCACCGGGGTTGAGGTGATAGTGGACGATACCCCGGGCGCCATCATCCTCAGTTGCTTCGACGCCGTGCGCCGCGAAGTGGCGCGGCTTGCGCTCCACCAATTGGTGAAGGATGGCCGCATCCACCCGGCCCGCATCGAGGAGATCGTGGCCAAGACCAAGAAGCACCTCGAGGAGGAGATCATGGAGGTGGGCAAGCGCACATGCATCGATCTGGGCGTGCATGGCCTGCACAATGAACTCATCCGCATGGTGGGCCGCATGAAATACCGGAGCAGCTACGGGCAGAACCTGCTCATGCACAGCCGCGAGACCGCCAACCTCAGCGCCATCATGGCCGCCGAACTGGGCCTCAATCCGAAAGCCGCAAAGCGCGCGGGCCTGCTGCACGATATCGGCAAGGTCCCGGACGAGGAGCCAGAGCTGCCGCACGCCCTGCTAGGCATGAAGCTCGCCGAGAAGTACGGTGAGAAGCCCGACGTGTGCAACGCCATCGGCGCCCACCACGACGAGATCGAGATGAACACCCTGCTCTCACCGATCATCCAGGCCTGCGATGCTATCAGCGGAGCCCGGCCCGGCGCGCGCCGGGAGGCCGTCGAAGCGTACATCCAGCGCCTGAACGACTTGGAAAGCCTCGCCATGAGCTACCAAGGCGTCACCAAGGCCTTCGCCATACAGGCGGGCCGCGAGCTGCGCGTGATGGTCGAGAGCGATCGCATCACCGACCAGCAGAGCGATGAGATCAGCATGAGCATCGCTGACCGCATCATGAAGGAGATGACCTATCCCGGCCAGGTGAAGATCACCGTGATCCGCGAGAAGCGCTCGGTGGCCGTGGCGAAATGA
- a CDS encoding M23 family metallopeptidase — MDIPIELSGNFMEPRSDHFHSGLDMRTQGREGIPVRAVADGWVSRIKISPYGYGKAVYIEHPDGHTTVYGHLQQLTGQVGEACLDQQYRQKYFSIDWAVEKGALPLKQGEVFALSGNTGGSGGPHLHFEVRNSGSQHALDPEAMGFRAADHVPPEIHGIRIYALTDSSRTAPYPDQAVGYATQGGAGRYTLKSPPRAFGTVGIAVNTFDRYDNGSAKCGVRRIVVLVDSVPHFSATLDHVDFSHNRYCNAHVDYELFKGRKMDYHRCYKQPNNKLRLYGKEGPQGRIVLDPGQERQVLVIATDANGNASELRFALRGATAEAAAQWPRAEAKGSLLRWDAANRIEEEGIRFSLPSHSLYDDAYVTYERKPALGRTVGPVHVIGEALIPLHTAADLSLPVETPNPTKALIVKMDPDGSVASAAGGEYADGWITAQVKSFGTYAVMIDTTPPAITNIDLSADMKGRRGFSLKVADNLSGVGSWRGTLNGEWILLEYEPKTKTVTHAFDKHSRMPGRKEFKLTVTDERGNTSSYRLEFAH, encoded by the coding sequence ATGGACATCCCGATTGAACTCTCGGGGAACTTCATGGAGCCCCGCTCGGATCATTTCCATTCGGGGCTCGACATGCGCACCCAAGGCCGTGAGGGCATACCGGTAAGGGCAGTGGCCGATGGTTGGGTGAGCCGGATCAAGATCAGTCCCTACGGGTATGGGAAGGCGGTGTACATCGAGCATCCGGACGGCCATACCACGGTGTATGGCCACCTGCAGCAACTCACCGGACAGGTGGGTGAGGCTTGCCTGGATCAGCAATACCGCCAGAAGTATTTCAGCATCGACTGGGCCGTGGAGAAAGGCGCGCTTCCGTTGAAGCAAGGAGAGGTATTCGCCTTAAGCGGCAACACCGGGGGCAGCGGCGGGCCCCACCTGCATTTCGAGGTGCGCAACTCCGGCAGCCAGCACGCACTCGACCCGGAGGCCATGGGCTTCCGTGCAGCCGACCATGTTCCGCCGGAGATCCACGGCATCCGGATCTACGCGCTCACCGATAGCTCGCGCACCGCACCCTACCCGGATCAAGCGGTGGGCTACGCGACGCAGGGCGGGGCGGGCAGGTACACCTTGAAATCGCCCCCTCGGGCCTTCGGTACCGTGGGCATTGCCGTGAACACCTTCGATCGCTACGACAACGGTTCGGCCAAATGCGGCGTAAGGCGGATCGTGGTGCTGGTTGACAGCGTGCCCCACTTCAGCGCCACCCTCGACCATGTTGATTTCAGCCATAACCGCTACTGCAACGCCCATGTAGATTACGAGCTCTTCAAGGGCCGGAAGATGGATTACCACCGATGCTACAAGCAACCCAACAACAAGCTCCGCCTTTACGGGAAAGAAGGCCCTCAAGGGCGCATCGTGCTGGACCCAGGCCAGGAGCGCCAAGTACTGGTGATCGCCACCGATGCCAATGGCAATGCCAGTGAGCTGCGATTCGCGCTGAGGGGCGCAACGGCCGAAGCAGCGGCTCAATGGCCGCGCGCGGAAGCGAAAGGAAGCCTGCTTCGGTGGGATGCGGCCAATCGCATCGAGGAGGAAGGCATCCGTTTCAGCCTGCCGTCTCATTCACTGTATGATGACGCCTACGTTACCTACGAGCGGAAACCGGCACTAGGCCGCACGGTCGGACCAGTGCATGTCATCGGTGAGGCGCTCATCCCGTTGCACACCGCCGCCGATCTAAGCCTGCCTGTTGAAACGCCGAATCCCACCAAGGCGCTTATCGTGAAGATGGACCCCGACGGCAGCGTAGCCAGCGCTGCGGGTGGTGAATACGCCGACGGCTGGATCACTGCCCAAGTGAAGTCCTTCGGCACTTACGCGGTGATGATCGACACCACCCCGCCTGCGATCACCAACATCGACCTGAGCGCAGACATGAAGGGCCGTAGGGGCTTCAGCCTGAAGGTCGCCGACAACCTGAGCGGCGTCGGGTCCTGGCGCGGCACGCTGAACGGCGAGTGGATCCTGCTCGAATACGAGCCGAAGACCAAAACCGTGACCCATGCGTTCGACAAGCACAGCCGCATGCCCGGGAGGAAGGAATTCAAGCTGACGGTAACCGATGAGCGAGGGAACACCAGCAGTTACCGATTGGAATTCGCGCATTGA
- a CDS encoding AMP-binding protein, whose protein sequence is MRFNIITGAFEDGGHAAAKAAVIGSDRVLSWAALREESEALSQRIDALALPAGEPVLLRGHKQAGFVAAIVACISSNRPYVPLDSVVPLERVRRIRAVTGASLLIDFMEEPALGVAPRTWCGADEQLSEAEPLHGLVPDRPHDPIRYIIFTSGSTGEPKGVRITREAASAFLDWMSNDFGFTSDDVFVNQAPFSFDLSVYELFTSLHVGSTLLLNDAETAKDAPRFLQRARAHGGSVWVSTPTFAYLYLTDPGFVGAELPGLRHFLFCGEALPKATAQRLLDRFPRARVLNTYGPTEATVATTLIDVTHGVLDRYADMPVGSPKRNCVIHCRTHDGHPATKESPGEIEIIGRHVSIGYLNNDALNAEKFFMHDGQRGFRTGDYGWFDDGILFFTGRRDEQVKLNGFRIELGDIAASMLRVPGVADAIAVPLRSGDQVKRIVGFARPMPDADETELTNAIRQRLLTELPAYMVPAEIMLVEAFPVNSSHKTDRQALIARYLKRPRS, encoded by the coding sequence ATGCGCTTCAACATCATCACCGGTGCTTTCGAGGACGGCGGGCATGCCGCAGCGAAGGCCGCCGTGATCGGCAGCGACCGTGTGCTCTCCTGGGCCGCGCTGCGCGAGGAATCGGAGGCGCTGTCGCAACGGATCGACGCGCTCGCACTGCCTGCTGGTGAGCCGGTGCTGCTTCGCGGGCACAAGCAAGCGGGCTTCGTGGCGGCCATCGTGGCGTGCATCAGCAGCAACCGGCCTTATGTGCCGCTCGATTCGGTGGTGCCCTTGGAGCGGGTGCGCCGCATCCGGGCCGTCACAGGCGCGAGCCTGCTCATTGATTTCATGGAGGAGCCCGCACTGGGGGTCGCGCCCCGTACATGGTGCGGAGCGGATGAGCAGCTGAGCGAAGCGGAACCGCTGCACGGCCTGGTGCCCGATCGTCCGCATGACCCCATCCGCTACATCATCTTTACCAGTGGGAGCACCGGCGAGCCGAAAGGCGTGCGTATCACCCGCGAAGCCGCTTCGGCATTCCTGGATTGGATGTCGAACGACTTCGGCTTCACTTCCGATGATGTCTTCGTGAACCAAGCGCCCTTCAGCTTCGACCTGAGCGTGTACGAGCTCTTCACGAGCCTGCATGTGGGTAGCACGTTGCTGCTGAACGATGCCGAGACCGCCAAGGACGCCCCGCGTTTCCTGCAACGCGCGCGCGCGCATGGCGGCAGCGTGTGGGTGAGCACGCCCACCTTCGCCTACCTGTACCTCACCGATCCGGGCTTCGTGGGCGCGGAGCTGCCCGGCCTGCGCCATTTCCTATTCTGCGGCGAAGCATTGCCGAAGGCCACCGCGCAGCGGCTGCTCGACAGGTTCCCGCGGGCGCGCGTGCTCAACACCTATGGCCCGACGGAAGCCACGGTGGCCACCACGCTCATCGATGTCACGCACGGCGTCCTCGACCGTTATGCCGATATGCCGGTTGGATCTCCGAAGCGCAATTGCGTGATCCACTGCAGGACGCATGATGGACATCCCGCCACGAAGGAGTCGCCCGGTGAGATTGAGATCATCGGGCGGCACGTGAGCATCGGCTACCTGAACAACGATGCGCTCAACGCTGAGAAGTTCTTCATGCATGATGGCCAACGCGGCTTCCGCACGGGCGATTACGGCTGGTTCGACGATGGGATCCTCTTCTTCACCGGCAGGCGCGATGAGCAGGTGAAGCTGAATGGCTTCCGGATCGAGCTGGGCGATATCGCGGCCTCCATGCTCCGTGTGCCCGGCGTGGCCGATGCGATCGCGGTGCCCCTTCGCAGCGGGGATCAGGTGAAAAGGATCGTGGGCTTCGCCAGGCCGATGCCCGATGCGGATGAGACTGAGTTGACCAACGCGATCCGCCAGCGACTCCTGACCGAACTGCCCGCTTACATGGTGCCGGCCGAAATCATGCTCGTAGAAGCCTTCCCCGTGAACAGCAGCCACAAGACCGACCGGCAGGCGCTGATCGCGCGCTACCTGAAGCGCCCGCGCAGCTGA
- a CDS encoding acyl carrier protein, with the protein MDHEAIRSTIRQEVANVAFRDIRDDERLLEDRILDSVGAVDLAVALEGAFGISIPFVDINAQHFASVDSIAAYVQLKRA; encoded by the coding sequence ATGGATCACGAGGCCATCCGATCGACCATCCGGCAGGAGGTGGCCAACGTGGCCTTCCGCGACATCCGCGATGACGAACGCCTGCTCGAGGACCGCATCCTCGACAGCGTGGGCGCTGTGGACCTCGCCGTGGCGCTCGAAGGCGCCTTCGGGATCAGCATCCCCTTCGTGGACATCAACGCGCAGCATTTCGCGAGCGTTGATTCGATTGCGGCGTATGTGCAATTGAAGCGCGCATGA
- a CDS encoding cell division protein ZapA, which produces MEERSINVEVAGRAYPLTIQQSEELNVRRAVDEINESMARFKSGFPLTDKQDLLAMAALEVTVRALNSNAARQEAEAAAALVEEIDRMLGDLRS; this is translated from the coding sequence ATGGAAGAACGTTCCATCAATGTCGAGGTCGCCGGACGGGCCTATCCCCTGACCATCCAACAGTCGGAGGAGTTGAACGTGCGGCGCGCCGTGGACGAGATCAACGAGAGCATGGCCCGCTTCAAGTCGGGCTTCCCCCTCACCGATAAGCAGGACCTGCTGGCCATGGCCGCGCTCGAAGTCACCGTGCGCGCCCTTAACAGCAACGCGGCACGGCAAGAAGCCGAAGCCGCAGCGGCCTTGGTGGAGGAGATTGATCGGATGCTCGGCGATCTGCGGTCCTGA